A single genomic interval of Methanorbis rubei harbors:
- a CDS encoding isopentenyl phosphate kinase, with translation MSEITVLKLGGSVVTKKSETGVIDTVRIRELAAQIAPVAKSVPLVIVHGAGSCGHPEAKAYHIQDGVTNENAEGIAVTHFAVRRLNEEFVAVLREEGVDAVCMHPFCSSLAQNGRLLYSGEEQIKAMLRLGVVPVLHGDVVMDTIRGAVIVSGDQIVPAMAKALGATRVGVATDVPGVLSEGSVVPVITRENVGSIDLGDSSNTDVTGGMRGKVEELLLLADAGISSHLFHISRVMDFLEDHEHGGTTVR, from the coding sequence ATGAGTGAAATTACCGTACTCAAACTCGGCGGCAGCGTAGTCACCAAAAAATCCGAGACAGGCGTCATTGACACCGTACGGATCCGCGAGCTTGCTGCACAGATTGCTCCGGTCGCAAAGTCGGTGCCGCTTGTGATCGTTCACGGCGCTGGCTCCTGCGGTCATCCGGAAGCCAAAGCCTACCACATTCAGGACGGCGTCACCAACGAAAATGCCGAAGGCATTGCGGTCACGCACTTTGCGGTCCGCAGACTCAACGAGGAGTTTGTCGCAGTCCTTCGTGAGGAAGGAGTTGACGCGGTATGCATGCATCCGTTCTGCAGCAGCCTTGCGCAGAACGGCCGTCTGCTCTACTCAGGCGAGGAACAGATCAAAGCAATGCTTCGTCTCGGTGTCGTTCCGGTACTGCACGGTGATGTGGTGATGGATACTATTCGCGGAGCGGTGATCGTCTCAGGTGATCAGATTGTGCCTGCCATGGCCAAGGCTCTTGGCGCAACCCGCGTCGGCGTTGCAACCGATGTCCCTGGAGTTCTCTCTGAAGGCTCGGTAGTTCCTGTCATTACCCGCGAAAATGTCGGATCCATTGATCTCGGCGACTCCTCGAATACTGATGTGACCGGAGGAATGCGAGGAAAAGTCGAAGAGCTTCTGCTTCTGGCAGATGCCGGCATCTCATCGCACCTCTTTCACATATCCCGTGTGATGGACTTCCTTGAAGACCACGAGCACGGCGGAACAACTGTTCGGTAA
- a CDS encoding polyprenyl synthetase family protein → MDLSEYLKSVAEKVDQEADEYSKATDTTLQKASAHLLLGGGKRLRPAMVLLAADAVRKGASADIFSAALALEWTHTFTLVHDDIMDGDSLRRGRPTVHVVWNEATAILAGDVLYARAFEYLCSVKNASAESKVKAVQMLSHACYEICEGQEEDVSFETRSDVKASEYLEMVRKKTGVLYAAAAGIGAALAGGDAKQIAAFYTLGQNTGIAFQIQDDIIDLMTPPEVSGKDQASDLRENKQTLLAITAREMGVDLSKYHKDHLTKEEIAEAIALLEKSGVLGKVRGISEKMIADSKTGLAAVVPASEERDLIFEMVDFFITRGY, encoded by the coding sequence ATGGATTTATCTGAGTATCTGAAGTCTGTTGCCGAGAAAGTTGATCAGGAGGCGGACGAGTACAGCAAAGCGACCGACACGACACTGCAGAAGGCGTCAGCCCATCTGCTGCTCGGCGGCGGCAAGCGTCTGAGACCTGCGATGGTTCTTCTTGCAGCAGACGCTGTCCGCAAGGGTGCGTCGGCAGATATTTTCTCTGCTGCTCTTGCTCTTGAGTGGACTCACACGTTCACGCTGGTTCATGATGATATTATGGACGGCGATTCGCTGCGCCGCGGACGGCCGACGGTTCATGTGGTGTGGAACGAGGCAACGGCAATTCTTGCAGGCGATGTTTTGTATGCAAGGGCGTTTGAGTATCTGTGTTCGGTGAAGAATGCAAGCGCTGAGTCGAAGGTGAAGGCTGTTCAGATGCTGTCTCATGCATGCTATGAGATCTGCGAGGGTCAGGAGGAGGATGTTTCCTTTGAGACCCGGAGTGATGTCAAGGCATCCGAGTATCTTGAGATGGTCCGAAAGAAGACGGGTGTTTTGTATGCGGCAGCTGCCGGTATCGGCGCGGCTCTTGCTGGAGGAGACGCCAAGCAGATTGCAGCATTCTATACGCTTGGTCAGAACACGGGAATTGCGTTCCAGATTCAGGACGATATCATTGATCTGATGACGCCGCCTGAGGTTTCTGGTAAGGATCAGGCATCAGATCTTCGCGAGAACAAGCAGACGCTTCTGGCAATTACTGCACGCGAGATGGGTGTTGATTTGTCAAAGTACCACAAGGATCATCTTACAAAGGAAGAGATTGCCGAGGCAATTGCCCTTCTTGAGAAGTCGGGTGTGCTTGGCAAGGTTCGCGGTATTTCTGAGAAGATGATCGCTGACTCCAAGACCGGTCTTGCAGCAGTTGTTCCGGCATCTGAAGAGCGGGATCTGATCTTTGAGATGGTGGACTTCTTTATTACGAGAGGGTACTAA
- the mvk gene encoding mevalonate kinase → MATWSAPGKVFLFGEHAVVYGKPGIAMAIKPRVIVTVRESRYHQKPNSPYIAECFRLMDVKGSVYVRSQLPSSSGLGSSAAVTVATLCAINDEFELKKTKTEIADLAHQVEMSAQNGRASATDTYVSTFGGMVLVRGSEKRRLLPPQNFSLVIGNTLVSHSTSEMVGKVAELRKNSPDIAEPILDSIAAITMHAMHNLDNQKEFGNLMNMNHALLDALGVGHPMLSKLVLAARSAGAYGAKTTGAGGGGSMYAICSKSSRNRVAGAIEGCDARAITTTIDTDGARKEKDE, encoded by the coding sequence ATGGCAACATGGAGTGCTCCGGGGAAAGTTTTCCTCTTCGGTGAACATGCCGTTGTCTACGGAAAGCCGGGCATTGCGATGGCAATCAAACCTCGCGTAATCGTTACGGTTCGCGAGTCAAGATACCATCAGAAACCAAACTCCCCCTACATCGCCGAATGCTTCCGGTTGATGGATGTCAAAGGAAGTGTCTATGTCAGATCCCAGCTGCCGAGTTCGTCCGGACTCGGTTCATCAGCAGCCGTAACGGTTGCAACTCTGTGTGCCATCAACGACGAGTTCGAGCTCAAAAAGACCAAGACCGAGATCGCCGATCTCGCTCATCAGGTGGAGATGTCAGCACAAAACGGACGCGCCAGCGCGACCGACACCTATGTCTCCACCTTCGGCGGCATGGTTCTTGTCCGCGGCAGTGAAAAACGGCGTCTTCTGCCTCCGCAGAACTTCTCGCTGGTGATCGGCAACACCCTTGTCTCCCACAGCACATCTGAGATGGTGGGAAAAGTTGCCGAGCTTCGCAAGAACTCACCTGACATTGCAGAGCCGATTCTTGACTCGATTGCTGCCATCACCATGCATGCGATGCACAACCTCGACAACCAAAAAGAGTTCGGCAACCTGATGAACATGAACCATGCGCTGCTCGACGCTCTTGGCGTCGGCCATCCGATGCTTTCAAAACTTGTTCTCGCTGCACGTTCCGCAGGAGCGTACGGCGCGAAGACAACCGGTGCCGGAGGCGGCGGGTCCATGTATGCAATCTGTTCGAAGAGCTCCCGCAACCGTGTCGCGGGCGCAATCGAAGGATGCGATGCCCGCGCCATCACCACCACCATTGACACCGACGGTGCACGGAAGGAAAAAGATGAGTGA
- the fni gene encoding type 2 isopentenyl-diphosphate Delta-isomerase, with amino-acid sequence MTKAKLTSSRKMDHLRICSQENIETGTTLFDDVHLVHCALPECDMDAIDLSVEFLGKRLGSPLFIAAMTGGHPDTAEVNRVLAAAAEKYRLGIGVGSQRAALEKPELADSFAIVRETAPHAFVCGNLGAVQLAEHGAEWAERAVEMIEADALCIHLNFLQEVIQPEGDRSAVGCLEAIRQCCKDVKFPIIVKETGNGISREVASQLWDAGVAAIDTGGVGGTSWAKIEGIRADERGAAGDKALRELGDSLLTWGIPTALSVFEVAGTRKGPVIATGGLRSGLDIAKGIALGATLGGMALPLLSPALSGEEETYASIDSIHYQLRAAMFLTGSADVSALQSARTYITGTLREMTLE; translated from the coding sequence ATGACAAAGGCGAAACTTACCTCATCACGCAAGATGGATCATCTGCGTATCTGCAGTCAGGAGAACATCGAAACAGGAACCACGCTCTTTGACGACGTGCATCTGGTACACTGTGCCCTGCCCGAATGCGATATGGATGCAATCGATCTCTCGGTTGAGTTTCTCGGAAAACGTCTCGGCTCTCCGCTGTTTATTGCGGCGATGACCGGCGGTCATCCTGATACTGCTGAGGTAAACCGTGTTCTTGCAGCTGCCGCAGAAAAGTACCGGCTCGGTATTGGTGTCGGCTCCCAGCGTGCGGCTCTTGAAAAACCTGAGCTTGCCGACTCGTTTGCGATTGTCCGCGAGACCGCTCCGCATGCCTTTGTCTGCGGAAATCTCGGTGCCGTCCAGCTCGCAGAGCATGGTGCCGAGTGGGCGGAGCGCGCTGTTGAGATGATTGAGGCTGACGCTCTCTGCATTCATCTGAACTTTTTGCAGGAGGTAATCCAGCCGGAAGGCGACCGTTCCGCAGTCGGATGCCTTGAGGCAATCCGGCAGTGCTGCAAAGATGTGAAGTTTCCAATCATCGTCAAAGAGACCGGAAACGGAATCTCCCGCGAGGTCGCGTCCCAGCTCTGGGATGCAGGCGTTGCCGCCATTGACACCGGAGGTGTCGGCGGAACCTCGTGGGCGAAGATAGAAGGAATCCGCGCTGATGAGCGCGGGGCTGCCGGTGATAAAGCACTCCGGGAACTTGGGGATTCCCTCCTTACGTGGGGAATTCCAACAGCATTGAGTGTTTTTGAGGTAGCCGGGACCAGAAAAGGACCTGTGATCGCAACCGGCGGGCTGCGCTCAGGTCTTGACATCGCAAAAGGAATAGCTCTCGGGGCAACCCTCGGGGGCATGGCTCTTCCCCTGCTCTCTCCGGCACTGTCCGGCGAAGAGGAGACGTATGCGAGCATTGACTCGATTCATTACCAGCTTCGTGCGGCAATGTTTCTGACCGGCTCTGCAGATGTTTCCGCGCTTCAGTCCGCACGGACCTATATTACCGGAACGCTGCGGGAGATGACCCTGGAATAA
- a CDS encoding nucleotidyltransferase family protein, whose product MTQSYVSIKKDVLALLERELAYMQEHFGVRTIGLFGSVSRGEDTPESDVDIVVGFREGEYTLANLVHLADYLEDKIKRSVDVVLDDAISRYLRPFIEEEVIMIAPA is encoded by the coding sequence ATGACACAATCCTACGTGAGTATCAAAAAAGACGTACTGGCACTGCTTGAGCGTGAGCTGGCGTACATGCAGGAACATTTCGGCGTACGAACGATCGGTCTGTTCGGATCAGTAAGCAGAGGAGAGGATACGCCGGAAAGTGATGTGGATATTGTCGTCGGATTCCGCGAGGGAGAGTATACGCTCGCGAACTTAGTGCATCTTGCTGATTATCTTGAAGATAAAATAAAACGATCCGTTGACGTGGTTTTGGACGATGCAATCAGCAGATACCTCAGACCGTTTATTGAGGAAGAGGTGATTATGATTGCGCCGGCATGA
- a CDS encoding RNase J family beta-CASP ribonuclease, whose translation MVDIEVIAVGGYNEVGRNMTAVRVGKEIVIFDMGLYLDPISGNNNVEMENMHSLDLIQIGAIPDDTVMNSVEGTVKAIVCTHGHLDHIGAVQKLAHRYNCPIIATPYTTELIKQQIEGERKFSVTNKTFALKAGGKYTISQHLTLEFVRIQHSIIDSAIAVLHTPAGCVVYANDFKLDMTPVIGEAPDLARLRAIGKEGVKLLIVESLNLDDRGYSPSEQVARLRVRDAITRCEDDKNAIIVSTFASQIARIKSITECAREIDRTPILLGRSMERYNGTAEVMKMVAFPQGTSIYGNRKTTDRMLRRVAKEGKEKFLLVVTGHQGEPGSMLSRMAMGETPFKVEKGDKVMFSANIIPNPVNYAQRAEVDRLLLRQGARIFDGLHVTGHAYYQEHYDLLSMLNPEHIVPSHGPFEMKGGYVTLSREFGYTLNRDVHIMQNGDRLVLPK comes from the coding sequence ATGGTTGACATAGAAGTCATTGCTGTTGGCGGATACAACGAGGTCGGAAGGAATATGACCGCTGTCCGCGTCGGCAAAGAGATCGTTATCTTTGATATGGGTCTGTATCTTGACCCGATATCAGGAAACAACAATGTAGAAATGGAGAACATGCACTCGCTGGATCTGATCCAGATTGGTGCAATCCCTGACGATACCGTGATGAACTCTGTCGAGGGAACGGTGAAGGCGATCGTTTGTACGCACGGCCACCTTGACCACATCGGTGCGGTTCAGAAGCTTGCCCACCGCTACAACTGCCCGATCATCGCAACGCCGTACACGACAGAGCTTATCAAGCAGCAGATCGAGGGAGAACGCAAGTTCTCGGTGACGAACAAGACCTTTGCGCTGAAAGCCGGAGGCAAGTACACCATCTCGCAGCATCTGACGCTTGAGTTCGTTCGCATTCAGCACAGTATCATCGACTCGGCAATTGCGGTGCTTCACACGCCGGCGGGTTGTGTGGTGTATGCCAACGATTTCAAACTGGATATGACGCCGGTGATCGGCGAGGCTCCGGATCTTGCACGTCTGCGTGCGATCGGTAAGGAAGGCGTGAAGCTCTTGATCGTTGAGTCGTTGAATCTTGACGACCGCGGCTACTCTCCAAGTGAACAGGTGGCACGGCTTCGCGTTCGCGATGCCATCACCCGCTGCGAGGATGACAAGAACGCGATCATTGTCTCGACGTTTGCATCACAGATTGCGAGAATCAAATCCATCACCGAGTGTGCACGCGAGATTGACCGGACCCCGATCCTCCTCGGAAGATCGATGGAGAGGTACAACGGTACTGCAGAGGTCATGAAGATGGTTGCGTTCCCGCAAGGAACGAGCATCTACGGCAACCGCAAGACCACCGACCGTATGCTGCGCCGCGTTGCAAAGGAAGGAAAGGAGAAGTTCCTTCTTGTGGTGACCGGTCACCAGGGTGAGCCGGGCTCGATGCTTTCCCGCATGGCGATGGGCGAGACACCATTCAAGGTCGAGAAGGGTGACAAGGTAATGTTTTCCGCAAACATTATTCCAAATCCGGTGAACTATGCACAGCGTGCCGAGGTTGATCGTCTGCTGCTGCGGCAGGGTGCCCGCATCTTTGATGGTCTGCATGTTACGGGACACGCGTACTATCAGGAGCATTATGATCTGCTTTCTATGCTGAACCCTGAGCACATTGTTCCGTCCCATGGTCCGTTTGAGATGAAGGGCGGGTATGTGACGCTCAGCCGCGAGTTCGGTTACACGCTGAACCGTGATGTTCACATTATGCAGAACGGGGACCGTCTGGTTCTTCCGAAATAA
- a CDS encoding DUF86 domain-containing protein yields MRRHDSVYIRHIHDEIEFLEENFQNLTYAELTSDKRAQHMITKALEIIGEASKNLSDATKNEHNTIEWRLIAGMRDRLTHSYDDVSWKTVWDVLQNDIPALKIGIDQILAEKGW; encoded by the coding sequence TTGCGCCGGCATGACAGTGTCTACATTCGCCATATTCATGATGAGATAGAATTTCTTGAAGAGAATTTTCAAAATCTTACCTATGCGGAACTGACAAGCGACAAACGCGCTCAGCATATGATAACAAAAGCGCTGGAGATCATCGGTGAAGCTTCCAAGAATCTCTCGGATGCAACAAAAAACGAGCACAATACAATCGAATGGCGGCTGATTGCAGGAATGCGGGACCGGCTTACCCACAGTTACGATGATGTGAGTTGGAAGACGGTCTGGGATGTTTTGCAGAATGATATTCCTGCTCTGAAAATTGGTATTGATCAAATCTTAGCAGAGAAGGGATGGTAA
- the amrB gene encoding AmmeMemoRadiSam system protein B, whose translation MKIEGTSACCSSAGTATARPVTLAGMFYPADAEELTSLLDAFFSSTVTSVTSPYGVLVPHAGYIYSGKTAACAYAKIPETFSGTFVIVGPSHAGCMTVSGDCSWETPLGPVAADIELVAAFADAGIPTKNDLMRVQENSLETQMPFIRYRFPQAKVAPILLGDQSLASARTVAAAITKAIDASHAASGSVVIIASGDGSHYVPAKVAEHDDLTVLAAAAKLDVDLFYETLMTVRPSMCGYGCIAVMLLVGKHLGAHEAKLIMYQTSGDATGDDREVVGYAAMEVV comes from the coding sequence ATGAAAATAGAGGGAACTTCTGCATGCTGCTCCTCAGCCGGTACGGCGACCGCGCGGCCTGTAACACTTGCGGGTATGTTTTACCCTGCTGACGCAGAGGAGCTGACATCTCTGCTTGATGCGTTTTTTTCTTCTACGGTTACGTCTGTAACCTCTCCGTACGGTGTGTTGGTTCCGCATGCAGGCTACATTTACTCGGGAAAAACTGCTGCATGCGCTTATGCGAAAATTCCCGAGACGTTTTCCGGAACATTTGTGATTGTCGGCCCGAGCCATGCAGGATGTATGACCGTTTCCGGCGACTGTTCCTGGGAGACGCCGCTCGGTCCGGTTGCGGCCGATATAGAACTTGTTGCTGCTTTTGCTGATGCAGGCATTCCAACTAAAAACGATCTGATGCGTGTTCAGGAGAACTCTCTTGAGACGCAGATGCCCTTTATCCGCTACCGGTTCCCGCAGGCAAAAGTTGCGCCGATCCTGCTTGGTGATCAGTCCTTGGCCTCGGCCCGCACTGTTGCTGCCGCAATCACCAAAGCGATTGATGCGAGTCATGCCGCGAGCGGCAGTGTCGTCATCATTGCTTCCGGTGACGGCTCGCATTATGTTCCTGCCAAAGTTGCCGAACATGATGACCTCACGGTTCTTGCCGCAGCAGCAAAACTTGACGTGGATTTGTTCTACGAAACTCTCATGACGGTGAGGCCCTCGATGTGCGGATACGGATGCATCGCTGTGATGCTGCTGGTTGGAAAACATCTCGGCGCACACGAAGCAAAACTGATCATGTATCAGACCTCGGGTGACGCGACCGGCGACGACCGCGAGGTCGTCGGGTATGCAGCTATGGAGGTCGTCTGA
- a CDS encoding HD domain-containing protein, producing the protein MDQAEILTVVRDHVRSCSLGESTGHDWWHVVRVASLAAKINQSAGGDPIKVELTALLHDVFDEKFYEGNVADALNALIDQLGVRAALSNEIWDGIIFDILHLGFKGGFDQTPLSLEGQIVQDADRLDAIGAIGIARAFAYGGAKDREIYNSDEEVVAVGTAAEYRSGSRHTINHFYEKLLLLRDRMNTPEGRAIAEQRHKYMEEFLAEFYREWEGE; encoded by the coding sequence ATGGATCAGGCTGAGATTCTCACCGTTGTTCGCGATCATGTCCGCTCGTGCTCGCTTGGCGAGTCGACCGGTCATGACTGGTGGCATGTGGTTCGTGTCGCCTCCCTTGCGGCAAAGATCAATCAATCAGCCGGAGGAGATCCGATCAAAGTGGAGCTGACCGCTCTGCTGCATGATGTTTTTGATGAAAAGTTCTATGAGGGTAACGTCGCTGATGCTCTTAACGCTCTCATCGATCAGCTTGGTGTTCGTGCGGCGCTTTCGAATGAGATCTGGGACGGCATCATCTTTGATATTCTGCATCTTGGTTTCAAAGGCGGTTTTGATCAAACCCCTCTGTCATTGGAAGGACAGATTGTGCAGGATGCCGACCGGCTGGATGCTATTGGGGCTATCGGCATTGCGCGGGCATTTGCGTACGGAGGGGCAAAGGACCGTGAAATCTACAACTCTGATGAAGAAGTTGTAGCAGTTGGAACTGCTGCTGAGTACCGGAGCGGCAGCCGTCACACCATCAATCATTTTTACGAAAAACTTCTGCTCCTGCGGGACCGGATGAACACTCCTGAGGGCCGTGCAATCGCAGAGCAGCGACATAAGTATATGGAAGAGTTTCTCGCTGAGTTTTATCGTGAGTGGGAAGGAGAGTAA
- the eno gene encoding phosphopyruvate hydratase has product MTTIDGVTLRRILDSRGNETIEAEILTASGGYGRACAPSGASTGIYEAKVRPCREAIADAQTRLIPELIDLDSQDQRGFDEILHIVDATDDLSGIGANIAVALSLANAKAAASAMNMELFQFLGGAFVDQTPLPLGNVIGGGAHAVGATDIQEFLIVPTGAGNASEAVFTNALVHKTVKSILVARGKGCGKGDEGAWAPHISDAEAFEIVAEAVNKVQDETGIEVRMGLDVAASEMWNADLERYVYKNAKRTTEEQIAYIAELVDQYNLVYVEDPIQEEDFAGFAMLTEEVTGRDTLICGDDLFVTNVERLEEGIALEAGNCVLIKPNQIGTLTDTFETIRLACDYGYETVMSHRSGETTDTTIAHLGTAFGCCFLKCGIVGGERIAKLNELIRIEEHF; this is encoded by the coding sequence ATGACCACAATTGATGGAGTTACTCTTCGGAGAATTCTTGACAGCCGCGGCAATGAAACCATTGAAGCGGAGATTCTGACTGCAAGCGGCGGATACGGTCGTGCATGCGCTCCAAGCGGTGCATCAACCGGTATCTATGAGGCGAAGGTGCGGCCCTGCCGCGAAGCGATCGCTGACGCGCAGACACGCCTGATTCCTGAGCTGATCGATCTTGATTCTCAGGATCAGCGCGGTTTTGATGAGATACTGCACATCGTGGATGCAACCGATGACCTTTCCGGTATCGGTGCAAACATCGCGGTTGCACTTTCTCTTGCAAACGCCAAAGCTGCGGCATCTGCAATGAACATGGAGCTCTTCCAGTTCCTTGGAGGAGCCTTCGTGGACCAGACGCCGCTTCCGCTCGGTAATGTTATCGGCGGCGGCGCTCACGCTGTGGGTGCGACCGACATTCAGGAGTTCCTGATTGTGCCGACCGGTGCCGGAAACGCAAGCGAAGCAGTCTTCACCAATGCACTTGTGCACAAGACGGTGAAGAGCATTCTTGTCGCGCGCGGAAAAGGCTGCGGCAAAGGTGATGAAGGTGCATGGGCTCCTCACATCAGTGATGCCGAAGCATTCGAAATTGTTGCCGAAGCAGTAAACAAGGTTCAGGATGAGACGGGAATCGAGGTCCGCATGGGTCTTGACGTCGCGGCTTCCGAGATGTGGAACGCTGATCTTGAGCGGTATGTGTATAAGAATGCAAAACGCACTACTGAGGAGCAGATCGCATACATCGCCGAACTGGTGGACCAGTATAATCTGGTATATGTTGAGGATCCGATTCAGGAAGAGGACTTTGCAGGCTTTGCCATGTTGACCGAAGAGGTTACAGGCCGTGACACGTTAATCTGCGGCGACGATCTTTTCGTCACCAATGTTGAGCGTCTGGAAGAGGGCATTGCTCTTGAGGCAGGTAACTGCGTCTTAATCAAACCAAACCAGATCGGAACCCTGACTGATACCTTTGAGACGATCCGTCTTGCCTGTGATTACGGGTATGAGACGGTGATGAGCCACCGTTCAGGTGAAACAACCGACACTACCATCGCACATCTTGGCACGGCTTTTGGCTGCTGCTTCCTGAAGTGCGGTATTGTTGGCGGCGAGCGTATTGCTAAATTAAATGAACTTATAAGAATTGAGGAGCATTTCTAA
- the rpsB gene encoding 30S ribosomal protein S2 gives MTDNELGIELNEPLVSVEEYLAAGVHIGTQQKDDDMKEFIYRVRSDGLYIIDIRKTDERIKQVAKFLARYESPKIFVVTSRQYGQHPAQKFSSTIGAISHVGRFIPGTLTNPVLPKYVEPEVVIVTDPIGDAQAITEAVQSGIPVIALCDINNQTNNVDLVIPTNNKGRKALSMVYFLLTREVLKQKGIVSSLTFEDFESEF, from the coding sequence ATGACCGACAATGAACTTGGAATTGAATTAAACGAACCGTTAGTATCCGTAGAAGAGTATCTGGCAGCCGGTGTCCACATCGGTACCCAGCAGAAAGACGATGACATGAAGGAGTTCATCTACCGCGTCCGCTCTGACGGTCTGTATATCATTGATATCAGAAAGACCGATGAACGTATCAAGCAGGTGGCAAAGTTCCTTGCACGTTACGAGTCCCCGAAGATCTTCGTGGTAACGTCCCGTCAGTACGGTCAGCACCCGGCACAGAAGTTCTCCAGCACGATTGGTGCAATTTCCCATGTCGGACGGTTCATCCCGGGTACGCTCACCAACCCGGTCCTTCCGAAGTACGTTGAGCCGGAAGTCGTTATTGTTACCGACCCGATCGGAGATGCACAGGCTATCACTGAAGCTGTCCAGTCCGGTATCCCAGTCATTGCACTTTGTGATATCAACAACCAGACCAACAATGTTGACCTCGTCATTCCGACGAACAACAAGGGTCGCAAGGCACTTTCCATGGTCTACTTCCTGCTTACCCGCGAGGTCTTGAAGCAGAAGGGCATTGTGTCCTCCCTGACCTTTGAAGACTTTGAGTCTGAGTTCTAA